From a single Nakaseomyces glabratus chromosome F, complete sequence genomic region:
- a CDS encoding aminopeptidase P family protein (CAGL0F02233g~Ortholog(s) have dipeptidase activity and cytoplasm localization), with protein sequence MVGPNDIPEALKGHKYPAKSHNKKVKDILLKTRDDLKSDDVAVFIAGEEVEGWKYCDTDRDFRQNRYFYYLTGCDIPGSALLYNFKNDNLTLVLPNIDWDDVIWSGLPLSLEEAKKEYDADDVVHMKDLENVLQKQLSDVSKFKIYTTDLDNVHNETLKKHLIPSDKDFFFALDEARLIKDWYELEVLKHAAKISDTCHLAVMSALPIELNEVQIEAEFSYHALRQGARSLGYDPICCSGPACGTLHYIKNSEDLEGKSSILIDAGAEWRQYTSDVTRCFPINGKFTKEHREIYETVLDMQTQAMELIKPGANWDDLHILTHKVLIKHFLDLGIFKKDFSEEEIFQRRVSCAFYPHGLGHLMGLDVHDCAGRPNYEDPDPYFKFLRLRRTLEAGMVLTNEPGCYFNEFLIEEFLKKFPERVEVVDQEVLKKYMYIGGVRIEDDIIVTETGHENMTKITSDPDEIEKIVSKGLERSRSEFHALV encoded by the coding sequence ATGGTTGGTCCAAATGATATTCCTGAGGCTTTGAAAGGTCACAAATACCCAGCTAAAAGTCACAACAAGAAGGTTAAGGATATTCTGTTAAAGACAAGAGATGACTTGAAAAGTGATGACGTCGCTGTTTTCATTGCTGGTGAAGAGGTCGAAGGCTGGAAGTATTGTGACACTGATAGAGATTTCAGACAGAACAGATACTTCTATTACTTGACTGGTTGTGATATCCCCGGTTCTGCTCTGTTGTACAACTTCAAGAACGATAATCTGACATTGGTCTTGCCAAACATTGATTGGGACGATGTTATCTGGAGCGGTCTTCCATTATCTTTAGAGGAAGCGAAGAAGGAATATGACGCTGACGATGTGGTACACATGAAAGATTTAGAGAACGTTTTACAGAAACAACTGAGTGATGTCAGCAAGTTCAAGATCTATACCACGGATTTGGATAATGTTCACAATGAAACTCTGAAGAAACACCTGATTCCAAGTGACAAGGACTTCTTCTTTGCATTAGATGAAGCTCGTTTAATTAAGGATTGGTATGAGCTGGAAGTTCTAAAGCATGCTGCCAAAATCTCCGATACTTGTCATTTGGCTGTGATGTCTGCCTTGCCGATTGAATTAAATGAGGTTCAAATTGAGGCTGAATTCTCCTACCATGCTCTACGTCAAGGTGCCCGCTCTCTTGGTTATGACCCTATTTGCTGTTCTGGTCCAGCTTGTGGTACTTTACACTACATTAAGAATTCTGAAGATCTGGAAGGTAAAAGCTCTATTCTAATTGATGCTGGTGCTGAATGGAGACAGTACACAAGTGATGTCACTAGATGCTTCCCAATCAACGGTAAGTTCACCAAAGAACACAGAGAAATCTATGAAACTGTTTTGGATATGCAAACCCAGGCAATGGAATTGATCAAGCCAGGTGCTAACTGGGATGATCTGCATATTTTAACTCACAAAGTTCTTATCAAGCACTTCTTGGACCTTGGTATCTTTAAGAAAGACTtttcagaagaagaaattttcCAGAGAAGAGTCTCCTGCGCATTCTACCCTCATGGTTTGGGCCATTTGATGGGCCTTGATGTTCATGATTGTGCTGGTAGACCAAATTATGAAGATCCAGACCCatacttcaaatttttgagaTTGCGTCGTACTCTTGAAGCTGGTATGGTTCTAACAAATGAACCAGGTTGTTATTTCAACGAGTTTTTGATTGAAGAGTTCCTAAAGAAATTCCCAGAGCGTGTTGAAGTTGTTGACCAAGAGgttttgaagaagtacATGTATATTGGTGGTGTGCGTATTGAAGACGATATTATTGTCACTGAGACTGGTCATGAAAACATGACTAAGATCACTTCCGATCCAGATGAAATTGAGAAAATTGTCTCCAAGGGCCTCGAAAGAAGTCGTTCTGAATTCCATGCTCTTGTATAA
- the YPI1 gene encoding type 1 protein phosphatase-activating protein YPI1 (CAGL0F02255g~Ortholog(s) have protein phosphatase activator activity, protein serine/threonine phosphatase inhibitor activity) produces MNQVSEGSRTVSVEEMPRVLQLRAANTNITEGESTSQSRNVRWEEDVVDNENMNKKKTKICCIFHPAQEEEDPEQLCPSDHEHSSSSSSSSSSESDDDDKYNSEQRRQRRIERRRRRQKTNRPASPNAYEIQPDYSEYRKRMNANV; encoded by the coding sequence ATGAATCAAGTGTCAGAAGGGTCAAGGACGGTCAGTGTTGAAGAGATGCCTCGAGTATTGCAACTTCGAGCTGCAAATACCAATATAACAGAAGGTGAAAGTACCAGCCAGTCTCGCAATGTCAGGTGGGAAGAAGATGTGgttgataatgaaaatatgaacaagaagaaaactaaGATATGTTGTATATTTCACCCTgcacaagaagaagaagatccaGAGCAACTCTGTCCTTCAGATCATGAAcactcttcttcttcctcttcttcttcatcatcagagtCAGACGATGACGATAAATATAACTCAGAACAAAGGAGGCAGCGCAGGATAGAGAGGAGGCGCAGAAGACAAAAGACTAACAGGCCAGCTAGTCCTAACGCTTATGAAATTCAACCCGATTATAGTGAATATAGGAAAAGAATGAATGCCAATGTGTGA
- the MSH4 gene encoding MutS family protein MSH4 (CAGL0F02167g~Ortholog(s) have DNA binding activity, role in reciprocal meiotic recombination and nuclear chromosome localization) — MSEENLSSFLNPRIFESKTGSRMTHSQNLNEKKTKCSSPGNSTYSDGKKFAMSGKRKLPASNSYPKTKQSRYCQSPSYTNTISGLEATVSTNRTTRTGNKSIKSVFSVPDTVIFSIYESSKEVDTTIGISLINFSTGEIILTEYVDSQLFIRTMNKIQLYEPTDILIPCHSVRPHMSKLATILKLNINHEIKIHIAKSSCYNNRRSIEFIKASSINKADGIQILLAKLYEKRHCLFSLAAATEFLQSKNSVKGLTPKKNKVLSDYSRFRIRYEAIENTLLIDSKTVTNLELIRTLEGDEKLSLFGTLNTTCTKMGYRNLRGAILQPLTDLNGITNRLKSVEELTECEFLNGIRLVLRQLPDLDIVFSKLLTAGKKSIGVTQKINYALLIKDAIKTLEDIRQILLKFHPKSTLLSEIRNSFVNCTLQDFGILIQKYIKPDSSWASNSLELQNQRLYCLNEESNSLLGTLRSLYSKISEEILNDISCFGEKHCIHASPNFRTGVGFFIKVSDSDYIKIEKNRVNIINKVNKRGHVEFTTLPLTKKNIRLNTLITEIETLSESLVTELLYTLSKSVEELFILTESSALLDLLCCFAHNAIEYSYCFPKFSDKIFVIDARDPVMERLIKNYIRNDISSTLYSSRLQIITGANMTGKTAFLRQIPLLCIMAQMGSPIPAENAILPVYENIHTRLCNDSMEMTSSNFSFEMKEMAYILECCNAESLIIIDELGRGTSIGDGFAISLAILNYLSKLESTTFISTHFDVIPMILKNKPSIRHLHMKAQIINCNEIIKEYKASSVEITSIPKIDGISCVRNIFDEDIINSAINMSKAINKMGSFSTLSEQHYLGSATTSETEVLFMKKIMDMVEILKELNKNNGNLSHNAIKRIQYEFLENFTK; from the coding sequence ATGTCTGAAGAAAACCTATCAAGTTTTTTAAATCCTAGAATCTTTGAATCCAAGACGGGTTCAAGAATGACTCACtctcaaaatttaaatGAGAAAAAGACAAAATGCTCATCTCCTGGAAATAGCACATACAGCGATGGCAAGAAGTTTGCTATGTCAGGCAAAAGGAAGTTGCCAGCATCTAATAGTTATCCCAAAACTAAACAATCAAGGTATTGCCAGTCACCATCATATACCAATACAATATCAGGGTTAGAGGCAACAGTATCAACGAATAGGACTACTCGTACAGGAAACAAAAGCATAAAATCTGTGTTCAGTGTTCCCGACACAGTTATCTTCTCAATATATGAGAGTAGTAAGGAGGTGGATACCACAATTGGGATTTCATTGATCAATTTTTCCACTGGTGAAATCATACTGACCGAATATGTAGACTCACAATTGTTCATTAGAACCATGAACAAAATACAACTGTATGAGCCAACGGATATACTTATCCCCTGCCATTCGGTGAGACCCCATATGTCAAAGCTTGCAACCATACTGAAACTAAATATAAACCATGAAATAAAGATACATATTGCAAAGAGCTCATGCTATAACAATAGAAGATCAATTGAATTCATCAAAGCATCCAGTATAAATAAAGCAGATGGGATTCAAATTTTACTTGCTAAATTATATGAAAAACGGCATTGCCTATTTTCGTTAGCGGCAGCAACGGAATTTCTTCAATCCAAAAACTCAGTTAAAGGATTGACtcccaaaaaaaacaaagtGTTAAGCGATTATTCAAGATTTAGAATCAGATATGAAGCGATAGAGAACACACTTCTGATTGATAGTAAAACTGTTACAAATTTAGAGCTTATCAGAACATTAGAAGGAGATGAAAAACTATCATTATTCGGCACATTAAACACTACATGCACAAAGATGGGGTACAGAAATCTCAGAGGAGCAATTTTACAACCTCTTACAGACTTAAATGGTATTACAAATAGACTCAAAtctgttgaagaacttACAGAATGTGAATTTCTTAATGGAATAAGATTGGTGTTAAGACAATTGCCTGATCTGGATATAGTATTTTCCAAGTTACTGACGGCCGGTAAAAAAAGCATTGGAGTGACTcagaaaataaattatgCCTTGTTAATCAAAGATGCTATTAAAACACTTGAGGATATAAGGCAGATATTGCTTAAATTTCATCCTAAATCAACCCTACTATCAGAAATCAGAAATTCTTTTGTAAACTGTACCCTCCAAGATTTTGGTATTCTGATacagaaatatattaaacCTGACAGCTCATGGGCCAGTAATTCTTTAGAGCTTCAAAATCAGAGACTGTACTGTTTAAACGAAGAAAGCAATAGTTTGCTTGGCACCTTGAGGAGTTTGTACTCCAAAATCAGTGAAGAGATTTTAAATGATATATCATGTTTTGGGGAAAAACATTGTATTCATGCGTCACCAAATTTTAGAACCGGTGTAGGCTTCTTTATAAAAGTTTCCGATTCCGACTAcatcaaaattgaaaagaacagagttaatataataaacaaaGTGAATAAAAGAGGTCATGTGGAATTTACAACTTTGCCGCTTacgaaaaaaaacataCGTCTTAATACCCTGATAACAGAAATTGAAACACTGTCGGAGAGCTTAGTAACTGAGTTGCTATATACGCTTAGTAAATCAGTTGAAGAGCTTTTTATTCTCACAGAATCTTCCGCTCTACTGGACTTATTATGTTGTTTTGCTCACAATGCCATAGAATATAGTTATTGTTTTCCAAAGTTTTCTGACAAGATATTTGTAATAGATGCTCGAGACCCAGTAATGGAGAGGTTGATTAAGAATTACATTCGCAATGATATTTCTAGTACACTTTATAGTTCTAGATtacaaataataacagGAGCAAATATGACAGGAAAAACTGCGTTTCTTAGACAAATCCCGTTGCTGTGCATAATGGCGCAAATGGGTTCCCCAATACCTGCTGAAAATGCAATTCTTCCTGtatatgaaaatattcaCACTAGGTTATGTAATGATAGTATGGAAATGACGTCATCAAACTTCTCTTTTGAGATGAAGGAAATGGCATACATTTTGGAATGTTGCAATGCAGAATCTCTAATTATAATCGATGAATTGGGAAGAGGAACAAGCATTGGTGATGGATTTGCAATTTCTCTTGCTATTCTTAACTATCTCAGCAAACTTGAATCTACTACGTTTATTTCAACTCATTTCGATGTAATACCCATGATTTTAAAGAACAAGCCTTCCATCAGGCATCTGCACATGAAAGcacaaataataaactgtaatgaaataataaaagaatataaagCAAGTTCTGTAGAGATAACTTCAATACCAAAAATCGACGGTATTTCATGCGTGAGgaatatatttgatgaGGATATTATTAATTCTGCAATAAACATGAGTAAAGCAATTAACAAAATGGGGAGTTTTTCAACATTATCAGAACAACATTATCTTGGAAGCGCGACAACAAGCGAAACAGAGGTTTTGTTCATGAAAAAGATTATGGATATGGTAGAAATTCTAAAagaattaaataaaaataatggaaaTTTATCACATAATGCTATTAAAAGGATACAGTatgaatttcttgaaaattttacaaaataa